One window of Prionailurus bengalensis isolate Pbe53 chromosome B1, Fcat_Pben_1.1_paternal_pri, whole genome shotgun sequence genomic DNA carries:
- the LOC122478812 gene encoding cytochrome c oxidase assembly protein COX18, mitochondrial isoform X1, whose translation MLCRLGGRWLRPLPALQLGVRVPPLAPTSTGGIKHSALPAWAVASVSAVGSGGPGSWYEALATSAPVQGAEEVLLGVHTATGLPWWACIGLTTVALRGAVTLPLAAYQHYILAKVENLQPEIKNIARHLNQEIAIRANQLKWSKRAARLTYLKNMRRLVSELYVRDNCHPFKATVLVWIQFPMWIFMSIALRNFSTGATHSEAGFSVQEQLANDGILWFRDLTALDSTWILPISVGVINLLIVEIFALQKTGMSRFQTYITYFVRAVSVLMIPVAATVPSSIVLYWLCSSFMGLSQNLLLRSPRFRRLCRIPLTKSDSDTPYKDLFAAFYAKFISRT comes from the exons ATGCTGTGCCGGCTTGGCGGTAGGTGGCTGCGGCCGCTGCCTGCACTGCAGTTAGGAGTCCGGGTCCCGCCTCTTGCGCCAACCTCGACGGGCGGCATTAAGCACTCTGCTCTGCCCGCTTGGGCGGTGGCGTCAGTGTCTGCAGTGGGCTCCGGCGGCCCTGGCAGCTGGTACGAGGCCCTGGCCACGTCGGCGCCGGTGCAGGGCGCGGAGGAGGTGCTACTCGGCGTGCACACCGCCACGGGTCTGCCCTGGTGGGCCTGCATCGGCCTCACCACCGTGGCTTTGCGCGGCGCCGTCACTCTACCCCTGGCCGCCTACCAGCACTACATCCTGGCCAAG GTGGAAAATTTGCagccagaaataaaaaacattgcaAGGCATCTCAACCAAGAAATTGCAATTCGTGCAAATCAGTTGAAATGGTCCAAAAGAGCTGCAAG ACTCACTTATCTAAAGAATATGCGGAGGCTTGTTTCAGAGCTGTATGTTCGGGACAACTGCCACCCTTTCAAAGCCACTGTGTTGGTCTGGATTCAGTTTCCAATGTGGATCTTCATGTCCATTGCCCTCCGGAATTTTAGCACAGGAGCAACACATTCAGAAG CAGGTTTTTCTGTTCAGGAACAGTTGGCTAATGATGGGATCCTGTGGTTTCGTGACCTCACTGCACTGGATTCCACTTGGATTCTGCCTATCTCTGTTGGTGTCATCAATTTACTAATAGTGGAG ATTTTTGCTCTGCAAAAAACTGGAATGTCTCGTTTTCAGACGTATATTACGTACTTCGTTCGTGCAGTATCAGTGTTGATGATTCCAGTTGCTGCGACAGTACCTTCA TCCATTGTCCTCTACTGGTTGTGCTCCAGCTTCATGGGCCTTTCACAGAACTTGCTGCTGCGTTCTCCTAGGTTTCGCCGACTTTGCCGAATACCATTGACCAAGTCAGATTCAGACACTCCTTATAAGGACCTCTTTGCTGCCTTTTACGCCAAGTTCATTTCAAGAACATGA
- the LOC122478812 gene encoding cytochrome c oxidase assembly protein COX18, mitochondrial isoform X2 yields the protein MLCRLGGRWLRPLPALQLGVRVPPLAPTSTGGIKHSALPAWAVASVSAVGSGGPGSWYEALATSAPVQGAEEVLLGVHTATGLPWWACIGLTTVALRGAVTLPLAAYQHYILAKVENLQPEIKNIARHLNQEIAIRANQLKWSKRAARLTYLKNMRRLVSELYVRDNCHPFKATVLVWIQFPMWIFMSIALRNFSTGATHSEGFSVQEQLANDGILWFRDLTALDSTWILPISVGVINLLIVEIFALQKTGMSRFQTYITYFVRAVSVLMIPVAATVPSSIVLYWLCSSFMGLSQNLLLRSPRFRRLCRIPLTKSDSDTPYKDLFAAFYAKFISRT from the exons ATGCTGTGCCGGCTTGGCGGTAGGTGGCTGCGGCCGCTGCCTGCACTGCAGTTAGGAGTCCGGGTCCCGCCTCTTGCGCCAACCTCGACGGGCGGCATTAAGCACTCTGCTCTGCCCGCTTGGGCGGTGGCGTCAGTGTCTGCAGTGGGCTCCGGCGGCCCTGGCAGCTGGTACGAGGCCCTGGCCACGTCGGCGCCGGTGCAGGGCGCGGAGGAGGTGCTACTCGGCGTGCACACCGCCACGGGTCTGCCCTGGTGGGCCTGCATCGGCCTCACCACCGTGGCTTTGCGCGGCGCCGTCACTCTACCCCTGGCCGCCTACCAGCACTACATCCTGGCCAAG GTGGAAAATTTGCagccagaaataaaaaacattgcaAGGCATCTCAACCAAGAAATTGCAATTCGTGCAAATCAGTTGAAATGGTCCAAAAGAGCTGCAAG ACTCACTTATCTAAAGAATATGCGGAGGCTTGTTTCAGAGCTGTATGTTCGGGACAACTGCCACCCTTTCAAAGCCACTGTGTTGGTCTGGATTCAGTTTCCAATGTGGATCTTCATGTCCATTGCCCTCCGGAATTTTAGCACAGGAGCAACACATTCAGAAG GTTTTTCTGTTCAGGAACAGTTGGCTAATGATGGGATCCTGTGGTTTCGTGACCTCACTGCACTGGATTCCACTTGGATTCTGCCTATCTCTGTTGGTGTCATCAATTTACTAATAGTGGAG ATTTTTGCTCTGCAAAAAACTGGAATGTCTCGTTTTCAGACGTATATTACGTACTTCGTTCGTGCAGTATCAGTGTTGATGATTCCAGTTGCTGCGACAGTACCTTCA TCCATTGTCCTCTACTGGTTGTGCTCCAGCTTCATGGGCCTTTCACAGAACTTGCTGCTGCGTTCTCCTAGGTTTCGCCGACTTTGCCGAATACCATTGACCAAGTCAGATTCAGACACTCCTTATAAGGACCTCTTTGCTGCCTTTTACGCCAAGTTCATTTCAAGAACATGA